One window of the Salvelinus fontinalis isolate EN_2023a chromosome 2, ASM2944872v1, whole genome shotgun sequence genome contains the following:
- the LOC129816471 gene encoding myotubularin-related protein 2-like isoform X1: MENTGSIDSLGSKRSSSRQPSVDSLSSTSTSRSDWSTHAAKPTFAMSSDNVSISTEFSPELRGRPKAVAKVLRDSKEEPQLLPKESVQDMAKDVTYICPYIGAVRGTLTVTNYRLFFKCMDREPAFVLDLPLGVVSRVEKIGGASSRGEVSYGLVCKDIRNLRFAHKQMEDSLRKSIFEILMKCAFPVSNGLTIFAFVYGQVYPENGWKVYDAQVEYKRQGLPNESWRITKVNDHYELCDTYPSTLVVPVNIPDEELKRVAAFRAKGRIPVLSWIHPESQATVIRCSQPMVGVNGKRSKDDEKYLQTIMDANAQSHKLFIFDARPSVNAAANKMKGGGYESEDAYQNAELVFLDIHNIHVMRESLRKLKEVVYPNIKESHWFSNLESTHWLEHIKLILAGALRIADKVESGKTSVVVHCSDGWDRTAQLTSLAMLMLDGHYRTIRGFQVLLEKEWLSFGHRFQLRIGHGDKNHTDADRSPVFLQFIDCVWQMTRQFLAAFEFNEYFLITILDHLYSCLFGTFMCNSEQQRVKEELPKKTVSLWAYINSQPEEFTNPLYVNYSNHVLFPVVSMRHLELWVGYYIRWNPRMRPQEPVHQRYKELLAKRAELQKRVEELQREVNNRSASSSSERAGSPTRSITPVQTFV, from the exons TACCTCCACCTCTcgttctgactggtccactcACGCTGCCAAGCCCACCTTTGCAATGTCTTCTGACAATGTGTCCATCTCAACAGAGTTTTCCCCAGAGCTACGG GGCAGACCTAAAGCGGTTGCCAAG GTGCTCAGGGATTCAAAAGAAGAACCACAGTTACTACCAAAGGAAAGTGTGCAAGACATGG CCAAAGATGTCACCTACATCTGTCCTTACATCGGTGCAGTGAGGGGGACATTGACTGTCACCAACTACAGATTGTTTTTCAAATGCATGGACAGG GAACCAGCGTTTGTGCTGGACTTGCCCCTGGGGGTAGTGAGCCGGGTGGAGAAGATAGGAGGTGCATCTAGCCGTGGTGAGGTCTCCTACGGGCTGGTCTGCAAG GATATCCGTAATCTGCGGTTTGCACACAAGCAGATGGAGGATTCACTCAGGAAGTCCATTTTCGAAATCCTGATGAAATGTGCCTTTCCTGTTTCTAATGGTCTG ACAATCTTTGCCTTTGTGTATGGGCAGGTCTATCCTGAAAATGGCTGGAAAGTGTATGATGCTCAAGTGGAATACAAAAGACAG GGCTTACCCAACGAGAGCTGGAGGATAACTAAAGTGAATGATCACTACGAGCTGTGTGACACTTACCCATCAACCCTGGTGGTGCCTGTTAACATCCCAGATGAGGAGTTGAAGAGAGTGGCTGCCTTCAGAGCCAAGGGCAGGATACCT GTGCTGTCATGGATTCACCCAGAGAGCCAGGCCACAGTGATCCGCTGTAGTCAGCCCATGGTTGGGGTCAACGGCAAGCGCAGCAAAGACGATGAGAAGTACCTCCAGACCATCATGGATGCCAACGCTCAGTCCCACAAGCTCTTCATCTTCGATGCCAGGCCTAGCGTCAATGCTGCTGCCAACAAG ATGAAAGGGGGTGGCTATGAGAGTGAGGATGCCTATCAGAATGCAGAATTGGTGTTCTTGGACATCCACAACATCCACGTGATGAGGGAGTCACTGCGCAAGTTGAAGGAGGTAGTCTATCCCAACATCAAGGAGTCCCATTGGTTCTCCAACCTTGAGTCCACTCATTGGCTGGAACACATCAAG CTGATCCTGGCTGGGGCGCTGCGTATTGCAGACAAGGTGGAGTCAGGGAAGACGTCAGTGGTTGTTCACTGCAGTGATGGGTGGGACCGTACTGCCCAGCTCACCTCCCTGGCCATGCTGATGCTGGACGGACACTACCGCACCATCCGCGGCTTCCAGGTGCTGCTGGAGAAAGAGTGGCTGAGCTTCGGCCACCGCTTCCAGCTG AGGATCGGTCATGGGGATAAGAACCACACAGACGCAGACCGCTCGCCTGTCTTCCTGCAGTTCATAGACTGTGTGTGGCAGATGACCCGCCAG TTTCTTGCAGCCTTTGAGTTCAACGAATACTTCCTGATCACCATCCTGGACCATCTGTACAGCTGCCTGTTTGGGACGTTCATGTGTAATAGTGAACAGCAGAGGGTGAAGGAG GAGCTGCCCAAGAAGACAGTTTCCCTGTGGGCCTACATCAACAGCCAGCCAGAGGAGTTCACCAACCCTCTGTATGTCAACTATTCCAACCATGTGCTGTTCCCAGTGGTCAGCATGCGCCACCTGGAGCTCTGGGTGGGCTACTACATCCGCTGGAACCCTCGCATGAGGCCACAG GAGCCTGTTCACCAGCGCTACAAGGAGCTGCTGGCAAAGCGGGCGGAGCTTCAGAAGAGGGTGGAGGAGCTGCAGCGAGAGGTGAACAATCGCTCTGCCTCCTCATCCTCGGAGAGGGCGGGCTCTCCCACCCGCTCCATCACTCCAGTTCAGACCTTTGTCtga
- the LOC129816471 gene encoding myotubularin-related protein 2-like isoform X3: MENTGSIDSLGSKRSSSRQPSVDSLSSTSTSRSDWSTHAAKPTFAMSSDNVSISTEFSPELRVLRDSKEEPQLLPKESVQDMAKDVTYICPYIGAVRGTLTVTNYRLFFKCMDREPAFVLDLPLGVVSRVEKIGGASSRGEVSYGLVCKDIRNLRFAHKQMEDSLRKSIFEILMKCAFPVSNGLTIFAFVYGQVYPENGWKVYDAQVEYKRQGLPNESWRITKVNDHYELCDTYPSTLVVPVNIPDEELKRVAAFRAKGRIPVLSWIHPESQATVIRCSQPMVGVNGKRSKDDEKYLQTIMDANAQSHKLFIFDARPSVNAAANKMKGGGYESEDAYQNAELVFLDIHNIHVMRESLRKLKEVVYPNIKESHWFSNLESTHWLEHIKLILAGALRIADKVESGKTSVVVHCSDGWDRTAQLTSLAMLMLDGHYRTIRGFQVLLEKEWLSFGHRFQLRIGHGDKNHTDADRSPVFLQFIDCVWQMTRQFLAAFEFNEYFLITILDHLYSCLFGTFMCNSEQQRVKEELPKKTVSLWAYINSQPEEFTNPLYVNYSNHVLFPVVSMRHLELWVGYYIRWNPRMRPQEPVHQRYKELLAKRAELQKRVEELQREVNNRSASSSSERAGSPTRSITPVQTFV; this comes from the exons TACCTCCACCTCTcgttctgactggtccactcACGCTGCCAAGCCCACCTTTGCAATGTCTTCTGACAATGTGTCCATCTCAACAGAGTTTTCCCCAGAGCTACGG GTGCTCAGGGATTCAAAAGAAGAACCACAGTTACTACCAAAGGAAAGTGTGCAAGACATGG CCAAAGATGTCACCTACATCTGTCCTTACATCGGTGCAGTGAGGGGGACATTGACTGTCACCAACTACAGATTGTTTTTCAAATGCATGGACAGG GAACCAGCGTTTGTGCTGGACTTGCCCCTGGGGGTAGTGAGCCGGGTGGAGAAGATAGGAGGTGCATCTAGCCGTGGTGAGGTCTCCTACGGGCTGGTCTGCAAG GATATCCGTAATCTGCGGTTTGCACACAAGCAGATGGAGGATTCACTCAGGAAGTCCATTTTCGAAATCCTGATGAAATGTGCCTTTCCTGTTTCTAATGGTCTG ACAATCTTTGCCTTTGTGTATGGGCAGGTCTATCCTGAAAATGGCTGGAAAGTGTATGATGCTCAAGTGGAATACAAAAGACAG GGCTTACCCAACGAGAGCTGGAGGATAACTAAAGTGAATGATCACTACGAGCTGTGTGACACTTACCCATCAACCCTGGTGGTGCCTGTTAACATCCCAGATGAGGAGTTGAAGAGAGTGGCTGCCTTCAGAGCCAAGGGCAGGATACCT GTGCTGTCATGGATTCACCCAGAGAGCCAGGCCACAGTGATCCGCTGTAGTCAGCCCATGGTTGGGGTCAACGGCAAGCGCAGCAAAGACGATGAGAAGTACCTCCAGACCATCATGGATGCCAACGCTCAGTCCCACAAGCTCTTCATCTTCGATGCCAGGCCTAGCGTCAATGCTGCTGCCAACAAG ATGAAAGGGGGTGGCTATGAGAGTGAGGATGCCTATCAGAATGCAGAATTGGTGTTCTTGGACATCCACAACATCCACGTGATGAGGGAGTCACTGCGCAAGTTGAAGGAGGTAGTCTATCCCAACATCAAGGAGTCCCATTGGTTCTCCAACCTTGAGTCCACTCATTGGCTGGAACACATCAAG CTGATCCTGGCTGGGGCGCTGCGTATTGCAGACAAGGTGGAGTCAGGGAAGACGTCAGTGGTTGTTCACTGCAGTGATGGGTGGGACCGTACTGCCCAGCTCACCTCCCTGGCCATGCTGATGCTGGACGGACACTACCGCACCATCCGCGGCTTCCAGGTGCTGCTGGAGAAAGAGTGGCTGAGCTTCGGCCACCGCTTCCAGCTG AGGATCGGTCATGGGGATAAGAACCACACAGACGCAGACCGCTCGCCTGTCTTCCTGCAGTTCATAGACTGTGTGTGGCAGATGACCCGCCAG TTTCTTGCAGCCTTTGAGTTCAACGAATACTTCCTGATCACCATCCTGGACCATCTGTACAGCTGCCTGTTTGGGACGTTCATGTGTAATAGTGAACAGCAGAGGGTGAAGGAG GAGCTGCCCAAGAAGACAGTTTCCCTGTGGGCCTACATCAACAGCCAGCCAGAGGAGTTCACCAACCCTCTGTATGTCAACTATTCCAACCATGTGCTGTTCCCAGTGGTCAGCATGCGCCACCTGGAGCTCTGGGTGGGCTACTACATCCGCTGGAACCCTCGCATGAGGCCACAG GAGCCTGTTCACCAGCGCTACAAGGAGCTGCTGGCAAAGCGGGCGGAGCTTCAGAAGAGGGTGGAGGAGCTGCAGCGAGAGGTGAACAATCGCTCTGCCTCCTCATCCTCGGAGAGGGCGGGCTCTCCCACCCGCTCCATCACTCCAGTTCAGACCTTTGTCtga
- the LOC129816471 gene encoding myotubularin-related protein 2-like isoform X4: protein MKSTPLLQRASGHRSTSTSRSDWSTHAAKPTFAMSSDNVSISTEFSPELRGRPKAVAKVLRDSKEEPQLLPKESVQDMAKDVTYICPYIGAVRGTLTVTNYRLFFKCMDREPAFVLDLPLGVVSRVEKIGGASSRGEVSYGLVCKDIRNLRFAHKQMEDSLRKSIFEILMKCAFPVSNGLTIFAFVYGQVYPENGWKVYDAQVEYKRQGLPNESWRITKVNDHYELCDTYPSTLVVPVNIPDEELKRVAAFRAKGRIPVLSWIHPESQATVIRCSQPMVGVNGKRSKDDEKYLQTIMDANAQSHKLFIFDARPSVNAAANKMKGGGYESEDAYQNAELVFLDIHNIHVMRESLRKLKEVVYPNIKESHWFSNLESTHWLEHIKLILAGALRIADKVESGKTSVVVHCSDGWDRTAQLTSLAMLMLDGHYRTIRGFQVLLEKEWLSFGHRFQLRIGHGDKNHTDADRSPVFLQFIDCVWQMTRQFLAAFEFNEYFLITILDHLYSCLFGTFMCNSEQQRVKEELPKKTVSLWAYINSQPEEFTNPLYVNYSNHVLFPVVSMRHLELWVGYYIRWNPRMRPQEPVHQRYKELLAKRAELQKRVEELQREVNNRSASSSSERAGSPTRSITPVQTFV, encoded by the exons TACCTCCACCTCTcgttctgactggtccactcACGCTGCCAAGCCCACCTTTGCAATGTCTTCTGACAATGTGTCCATCTCAACAGAGTTTTCCCCAGAGCTACGG GGCAGACCTAAAGCGGTTGCCAAG GTGCTCAGGGATTCAAAAGAAGAACCACAGTTACTACCAAAGGAAAGTGTGCAAGACATGG CCAAAGATGTCACCTACATCTGTCCTTACATCGGTGCAGTGAGGGGGACATTGACTGTCACCAACTACAGATTGTTTTTCAAATGCATGGACAGG GAACCAGCGTTTGTGCTGGACTTGCCCCTGGGGGTAGTGAGCCGGGTGGAGAAGATAGGAGGTGCATCTAGCCGTGGTGAGGTCTCCTACGGGCTGGTCTGCAAG GATATCCGTAATCTGCGGTTTGCACACAAGCAGATGGAGGATTCACTCAGGAAGTCCATTTTCGAAATCCTGATGAAATGTGCCTTTCCTGTTTCTAATGGTCTG ACAATCTTTGCCTTTGTGTATGGGCAGGTCTATCCTGAAAATGGCTGGAAAGTGTATGATGCTCAAGTGGAATACAAAAGACAG GGCTTACCCAACGAGAGCTGGAGGATAACTAAAGTGAATGATCACTACGAGCTGTGTGACACTTACCCATCAACCCTGGTGGTGCCTGTTAACATCCCAGATGAGGAGTTGAAGAGAGTGGCTGCCTTCAGAGCCAAGGGCAGGATACCT GTGCTGTCATGGATTCACCCAGAGAGCCAGGCCACAGTGATCCGCTGTAGTCAGCCCATGGTTGGGGTCAACGGCAAGCGCAGCAAAGACGATGAGAAGTACCTCCAGACCATCATGGATGCCAACGCTCAGTCCCACAAGCTCTTCATCTTCGATGCCAGGCCTAGCGTCAATGCTGCTGCCAACAAG ATGAAAGGGGGTGGCTATGAGAGTGAGGATGCCTATCAGAATGCAGAATTGGTGTTCTTGGACATCCACAACATCCACGTGATGAGGGAGTCACTGCGCAAGTTGAAGGAGGTAGTCTATCCCAACATCAAGGAGTCCCATTGGTTCTCCAACCTTGAGTCCACTCATTGGCTGGAACACATCAAG CTGATCCTGGCTGGGGCGCTGCGTATTGCAGACAAGGTGGAGTCAGGGAAGACGTCAGTGGTTGTTCACTGCAGTGATGGGTGGGACCGTACTGCCCAGCTCACCTCCCTGGCCATGCTGATGCTGGACGGACACTACCGCACCATCCGCGGCTTCCAGGTGCTGCTGGAGAAAGAGTGGCTGAGCTTCGGCCACCGCTTCCAGCTG AGGATCGGTCATGGGGATAAGAACCACACAGACGCAGACCGCTCGCCTGTCTTCCTGCAGTTCATAGACTGTGTGTGGCAGATGACCCGCCAG TTTCTTGCAGCCTTTGAGTTCAACGAATACTTCCTGATCACCATCCTGGACCATCTGTACAGCTGCCTGTTTGGGACGTTCATGTGTAATAGTGAACAGCAGAGGGTGAAGGAG GAGCTGCCCAAGAAGACAGTTTCCCTGTGGGCCTACATCAACAGCCAGCCAGAGGAGTTCACCAACCCTCTGTATGTCAACTATTCCAACCATGTGCTGTTCCCAGTGGTCAGCATGCGCCACCTGGAGCTCTGGGTGGGCTACTACATCCGCTGGAACCCTCGCATGAGGCCACAG GAGCCTGTTCACCAGCGCTACAAGGAGCTGCTGGCAAAGCGGGCGGAGCTTCAGAAGAGGGTGGAGGAGCTGCAGCGAGAGGTGAACAATCGCTCTGCCTCCTCATCCTCGGAGAGGGCGGGCTCTCCCACCCGCTCCATCACTCCAGTTCAGACCTTTGTCtga
- the LOC129816471 gene encoding myotubularin-related protein 2-like isoform X2: MFKYYLNLTGIRVTKVAMGGSSRSTSTSRSDWSTHAAKPTFAMSSDNVSISTEFSPELRGRPKAVAKVLRDSKEEPQLLPKESVQDMAKDVTYICPYIGAVRGTLTVTNYRLFFKCMDREPAFVLDLPLGVVSRVEKIGGASSRGEVSYGLVCKDIRNLRFAHKQMEDSLRKSIFEILMKCAFPVSNGLTIFAFVYGQVYPENGWKVYDAQVEYKRQGLPNESWRITKVNDHYELCDTYPSTLVVPVNIPDEELKRVAAFRAKGRIPVLSWIHPESQATVIRCSQPMVGVNGKRSKDDEKYLQTIMDANAQSHKLFIFDARPSVNAAANKMKGGGYESEDAYQNAELVFLDIHNIHVMRESLRKLKEVVYPNIKESHWFSNLESTHWLEHIKLILAGALRIADKVESGKTSVVVHCSDGWDRTAQLTSLAMLMLDGHYRTIRGFQVLLEKEWLSFGHRFQLRIGHGDKNHTDADRSPVFLQFIDCVWQMTRQFLAAFEFNEYFLITILDHLYSCLFGTFMCNSEQQRVKEELPKKTVSLWAYINSQPEEFTNPLYVNYSNHVLFPVVSMRHLELWVGYYIRWNPRMRPQEPVHQRYKELLAKRAELQKRVEELQREVNNRSASSSSERAGSPTRSITPVQTFV; encoded by the exons TACCTCCACCTCTcgttctgactggtccactcACGCTGCCAAGCCCACCTTTGCAATGTCTTCTGACAATGTGTCCATCTCAACAGAGTTTTCCCCAGAGCTACGG GGCAGACCTAAAGCGGTTGCCAAG GTGCTCAGGGATTCAAAAGAAGAACCACAGTTACTACCAAAGGAAAGTGTGCAAGACATGG CCAAAGATGTCACCTACATCTGTCCTTACATCGGTGCAGTGAGGGGGACATTGACTGTCACCAACTACAGATTGTTTTTCAAATGCATGGACAGG GAACCAGCGTTTGTGCTGGACTTGCCCCTGGGGGTAGTGAGCCGGGTGGAGAAGATAGGAGGTGCATCTAGCCGTGGTGAGGTCTCCTACGGGCTGGTCTGCAAG GATATCCGTAATCTGCGGTTTGCACACAAGCAGATGGAGGATTCACTCAGGAAGTCCATTTTCGAAATCCTGATGAAATGTGCCTTTCCTGTTTCTAATGGTCTG ACAATCTTTGCCTTTGTGTATGGGCAGGTCTATCCTGAAAATGGCTGGAAAGTGTATGATGCTCAAGTGGAATACAAAAGACAG GGCTTACCCAACGAGAGCTGGAGGATAACTAAAGTGAATGATCACTACGAGCTGTGTGACACTTACCCATCAACCCTGGTGGTGCCTGTTAACATCCCAGATGAGGAGTTGAAGAGAGTGGCTGCCTTCAGAGCCAAGGGCAGGATACCT GTGCTGTCATGGATTCACCCAGAGAGCCAGGCCACAGTGATCCGCTGTAGTCAGCCCATGGTTGGGGTCAACGGCAAGCGCAGCAAAGACGATGAGAAGTACCTCCAGACCATCATGGATGCCAACGCTCAGTCCCACAAGCTCTTCATCTTCGATGCCAGGCCTAGCGTCAATGCTGCTGCCAACAAG ATGAAAGGGGGTGGCTATGAGAGTGAGGATGCCTATCAGAATGCAGAATTGGTGTTCTTGGACATCCACAACATCCACGTGATGAGGGAGTCACTGCGCAAGTTGAAGGAGGTAGTCTATCCCAACATCAAGGAGTCCCATTGGTTCTCCAACCTTGAGTCCACTCATTGGCTGGAACACATCAAG CTGATCCTGGCTGGGGCGCTGCGTATTGCAGACAAGGTGGAGTCAGGGAAGACGTCAGTGGTTGTTCACTGCAGTGATGGGTGGGACCGTACTGCCCAGCTCACCTCCCTGGCCATGCTGATGCTGGACGGACACTACCGCACCATCCGCGGCTTCCAGGTGCTGCTGGAGAAAGAGTGGCTGAGCTTCGGCCACCGCTTCCAGCTG AGGATCGGTCATGGGGATAAGAACCACACAGACGCAGACCGCTCGCCTGTCTTCCTGCAGTTCATAGACTGTGTGTGGCAGATGACCCGCCAG TTTCTTGCAGCCTTTGAGTTCAACGAATACTTCCTGATCACCATCCTGGACCATCTGTACAGCTGCCTGTTTGGGACGTTCATGTGTAATAGTGAACAGCAGAGGGTGAAGGAG GAGCTGCCCAAGAAGACAGTTTCCCTGTGGGCCTACATCAACAGCCAGCCAGAGGAGTTCACCAACCCTCTGTATGTCAACTATTCCAACCATGTGCTGTTCCCAGTGGTCAGCATGCGCCACCTGGAGCTCTGGGTGGGCTACTACATCCGCTGGAACCCTCGCATGAGGCCACAG GAGCCTGTTCACCAGCGCTACAAGGAGCTGCTGGCAAAGCGGGCGGAGCTTCAGAAGAGGGTGGAGGAGCTGCAGCGAGAGGTGAACAATCGCTCTGCCTCCTCATCCTCGGAGAGGGCGGGCTCTCCCACCCGCTCCATCACTCCAGTTCAGACCTTTGTCtga